The Dendrosporobacter quercicolus genome window below encodes:
- a CDS encoding amino acid ABC transporter ATP-binding protein gives MLRIENLHKQFGDLAAVDGLNLQVGRGETVVMMGPSGCGKSTTIRTVNRLVEPDRGRIMFGDIDITKLNADELMAVRKKIGFVFQQFNLIHRLTALENVMLGLVMDGMPREIARAKAGAALIKVGLDKHFQHKPGEMSGGQQQRVGIARALAFEPELMLWDEPTASLDPILVREVLVVMEELAKYRASTMLVVTHELSFALHVADRIVLMNKGRVVEEGVPTQVFVKPQSSIGEQYKELIEYQMNTSALTLAGKRIA, from the coding sequence ATGCTGAGGATTGAGAATCTGCATAAACAGTTTGGCGATTTAGCGGCTGTTGACGGGCTTAATCTGCAGGTCGGGCGAGGGGAGACCGTTGTTATGATGGGGCCGTCCGGCTGCGGGAAATCGACAACCATTCGTACGGTCAACCGGCTGGTTGAGCCGGACCGCGGCCGGATTATGTTTGGCGATATCGATATTACCAAACTAAATGCCGATGAATTAATGGCAGTCCGGAAAAAAATCGGTTTTGTATTTCAACAGTTTAATCTGATTCATCGACTGACAGCCCTGGAAAATGTTATGCTGGGACTGGTTATGGACGGTATGCCGCGGGAAATTGCCCGGGCTAAGGCCGGTGCGGCCCTGATCAAAGTCGGTCTGGACAAGCATTTTCAGCATAAGCCTGGTGAAATGTCAGGCGGTCAGCAGCAGCGGGTGGGAATCGCCAGAGCTTTGGCTTTTGAGCCGGAGCTCATGCTGTGGGATGAACCGACGGCTTCACTTGATCCCATTTTAGTCCGGGAAGTGCTGGTCGTCATGGAGGAACTGGCCAAATACCGGGCCAGCACGATGCTGGTAGTAACGCATGAGCTGTCTTTTGCGTTGCACGTGGCTGACCGGATTGTATTGATGAATAAAGGCCGGGTTGTGGAAGAAGGCGTTCCGACCCAGGTCTTTGTCAAGCCGCAGTCCTCAATTGGCGAGCAGTATAAGGAGCTGATCGAGTATCAGATGAATACCAGCGCCCTGACTCTGGCCGGCAAGCGCATTGCCTAG
- the lpxC gene encoding UDP-3-O-acyl-N-acetylglucosamine deacetylase encodes MQHQTTVGRAVTYTGIGLHSGRDVTITLNPAPIDTGIIFARVDLPGAPQVAATAGNVTAAMRATTLETGLAKVFTVEHLLAAFAAMQVDNCRVAIDSVEPPVADGSSLPFVELIRQAGLASQPALRKFIRVNTAQLVRHEDRFIAILPYDGFRISFTSVNPHPLLGVQFGDYEIHPDAFIRDIAPARTIGFMHEVEALKAQGLALGGSLENAVVYDDKTVLTPLRFADELVRHKILDVIGDLALAGCLRGHVVAVKSGHALNTALAQKILASQQATVNG; translated from the coding sequence ATGCAGCATCAAACTACAGTCGGCAGGGCGGTTACGTATACCGGCATCGGGCTTCATTCCGGGCGGGATGTAACCATTACCTTAAATCCCGCTCCCATTGATACCGGAATTATTTTTGCGCGGGTTGATCTGCCCGGTGCGCCGCAGGTGGCGGCCACAGCCGGAAATGTTACTGCTGCAATGCGGGCTACAACCTTAGAAACCGGGTTGGCCAAGGTATTTACGGTAGAGCATTTGCTGGCTGCGTTTGCCGCAATGCAGGTGGATAACTGTCGTGTGGCAATTGATTCAGTAGAACCGCCGGTCGCAGATGGCAGTTCATTGCCCTTTGTTGAACTTATCCGGCAGGCGGGCCTTGCGTCTCAACCTGCTTTGCGGAAGTTCATACGGGTCAATACAGCTCAGCTGGTACGGCATGAAGATAGATTTATTGCAATATTGCCCTACGATGGATTTAGAATCAGCTTTACTTCAGTTAACCCGCATCCGTTATTGGGCGTGCAGTTCGGAGATTATGAAATACATCCGGACGCTTTTATCCGGGATATTGCACCAGCCAGAACCATTGGCTTTATGCATGAAGTGGAGGCCCTTAAAGCCCAGGGCTTGGCCTTAGGCGGAAGTTTGGAAAATGCGGTGGTGTATGATGACAAGACGGTATTAACCCCGCTGCGTTTTGCCGACGAACTGGTACGGCATAAAATACTGGACGTCATTGGCGATCTGGCGCTGGCCGGCTGCTTACGCGGCCATGTGGTGGCCGTCAAATCAGGCCATGCGTTAAATACGGCGCTGGCTCAAAAAATATTAGCTAGTCAACAAGCAACCGTTAACGGTTGA
- the fabZ gene encoding 3-hydroxyacyl-ACP dehydratase FabZ, which produces MLSATEIQKIIPHRYPMLLVDRILELEPMKRAVGIKNVTITEPFFQGHFPGQPVMPGVLILEAMAQVGAVATLYPAENRGKVALFASIDRVKFRKPVVPGDQLRMVAELIKIRGGMGKLWCEAFVDDQLVAEGELMFAMG; this is translated from the coding sequence ATGCTATCGGCGACTGAAATACAAAAAATCATTCCACACAGGTATCCAATGCTACTGGTTGACCGTATTCTTGAACTGGAACCAATGAAGCGGGCGGTAGGAATAAAGAATGTTACGATTACCGAACCTTTTTTTCAAGGACATTTTCCCGGGCAACCAGTAATGCCGGGCGTACTCATTTTAGAGGCTATGGCTCAGGTTGGAGCGGTAGCCACGCTTTATCCGGCGGAGAACCGGGGCAAAGTGGCGCTGTTTGCCAGCATTGACCGGGTAAAATTCCGTAAACCGGTAGTGCCCGGCGATCAATTGCGGATGGTAGCCGAACTGATTAAAATTCGCGGCGGCATGGGTAAACTATGGTGTGAAGCATTTGTTGACGACCAATTGGTAGCCGAAGGTGAGCTAATGTTTGCTATGGGCTGA
- the lpxA gene encoding acyl-ACP--UDP-N-acetylglucosamine O-acyltransferase: MKPEKVVIALRKIHETAVVHPGARIGKDVEIGPYAVIGEHVLIDDGTKIGAHVVIDGWTSIGKNCEIFPSASIGSEPQDLKFRGEKSYVFIGDNTKIREFATVNRATGEGEETRVGSNCLLQAYTHVAHNCVVGNHVIMSNAATLAGHVTVEDRVVIGGLAGVHQFVKIGRNAMIGGLTKIVQDVPPFVIVDGHPAKVSGLNSVGMSRAGIGAPSRSLIKKAYKLLYRSGLSLAQAIAMIEQEVDSCEEVEHFLRFLRNAERGICRGRKASGD; encoded by the coding sequence ATGAAACCGGAAAAGGTTGTGATCGCTTTACGGAAGATACATGAAACAGCGGTCGTTCACCCTGGCGCCCGCATCGGCAAAGATGTTGAAATTGGTCCCTATGCTGTTATCGGTGAACATGTCCTGATTGATGACGGAACAAAAATCGGCGCACATGTGGTCATTGACGGCTGGACCAGTATTGGTAAGAATTGTGAGATTTTTCCGAGTGCTTCGATTGGCTCTGAACCGCAGGATTTGAAATTCCGCGGTGAAAAAAGCTATGTTTTTATTGGCGACAATACGAAAATAAGAGAATTTGCCACCGTGAACCGGGCGACCGGTGAAGGTGAGGAAACCCGTGTTGGCTCCAACTGTCTGCTGCAGGCTTATACTCATGTGGCCCATAATTGTGTTGTTGGCAATCATGTGATTATGTCCAATGCAGCCACTTTGGCCGGGCATGTTACGGTGGAAGACCGGGTAGTGATTGGCGGTCTGGCCGGTGTACACCAGTTTGTAAAGATCGGCCGCAACGCAATGATTGGCGGTTTGACTAAAATTGTTCAGGACGTCCCGCCGTTTGTCATTGTTGACGGGCACCCGGCCAAGGTATCGGGCCTCAACAGTGTCGGCATGTCCCGGGCGGGCATTGGCGCGCCATCCCGCAGCCTGATTAAGAAAGCTTATAAGCTGTTGTATCGCTCAGGCTTAAGCCTTGCTCAGGCCATTGCAATGATTGAGCAGGAAGTCGATTCCTGTGAAGAGGTCGAACATTTTCTGCGGTTCCTGCGTAATGCCGAACGGGGGATTTGCAGGGGTCGCAAAGCGTCCGGCGATTAG
- a CDS encoding LpxI family protein: MEKIGLLAGVGRLPVEFARAARGMGFGVIAVAVVPEVDEELQQVADKTVQLNIGELDRVIRVLKEEGVSQVTMLGKVTKELLFSGSVRLDDRLQRMFAALPDNRDDTIMLGLVRELASEGIGVFDQTAFIRSLMPAPAILTKREPSAAERADMEFGFNMAKAIGGLDIGQTVVVKNLAVMAVEAIEGTDACILRGGRLSCGGATVVKAAKPDQDLRFDVPAVGVNTIRAMCEAQAKALAIEAGKTLLVDRDKVIKIADECGITIVAM, from the coding sequence ATGGAAAAAATTGGTTTATTGGCCGGCGTCGGAAGATTGCCGGTAGAATTTGCCCGTGCCGCTCGCGGCATGGGCTTTGGCGTAATCGCGGTGGCCGTGGTGCCTGAGGTGGATGAAGAACTTCAGCAGGTTGCCGATAAAACCGTACAGCTCAATATTGGTGAACTGGACCGGGTCATTCGCGTGTTGAAGGAAGAAGGGGTCAGTCAGGTCACGATGTTGGGCAAAGTAACGAAAGAATTGCTGTTCAGCGGTTCGGTCCGGCTCGATGACCGGCTGCAGAGAATGTTTGCCGCGCTGCCTGATAACCGTGATGATACGATCATGCTTGGCTTGGTGCGTGAATTGGCGTCTGAAGGGATTGGCGTTTTCGATCAGACGGCTTTCATCCGTTCGCTTATGCCTGCGCCTGCTATTTTGACCAAGCGTGAGCCTTCGGCCGCGGAGCGGGCTGATATGGAGTTTGGCTTTAACATGGCCAAAGCCATTGGCGGTCTTGATATCGGTCAAACCGTTGTTGTGAAAAATCTGGCGGTTATGGCGGTGGAGGCCATTGAGGGAACCGACGCCTGTATTTTGCGGGGCGGCCGGCTGAGCTGTGGCGGGGCTACCGTGGTCAAGGCCGCCAAACCGGATCAGGATCTCAGGTTTGATGTACCGGCCGTGGGGGTAAACACAATTCGGGCAATGTGTGAAGCGCAGGCCAAAGCTCTGGCGATTGAAGCCGGCAAGACACTTTTGGTTGACCGGGATAAAGTAATTAAAATTGCGGATGAATGTGGAATAACTATTGTTGCTATGTAA
- the lpxB gene encoding lipid-A-disaccharide synthase, whose translation MVKVMISAGEASGDLHGASVAAALKQLQPGIKLLGMGGQAMRSAGVDIVHDIADLGVIGFVEVVRNLPRLFKLRDSLVEVMRLERPDVLVVIDYPDFNMRLAEKAGQLGIPVVSYISPSAWAWRKGRAKSVAKVVTRLAAIFPFEADVYREAGANVAFVGHPLLDIVKPEMSRPQAYAFFQAEPSRPVVLLLPGSRTQEIGSLLPVMLAAGEKIVEAVPGCQFFLPLASTISREMLQDILNNSQLNVTITNERTYDLMTIADVAIAASGTVTLEAALLGLPSVVVYKVAASSYWLAKLLVKIPHVSLPNIVAGRRIIPELLQADANAGGIAREALAILLDPAEKRRLQQDLQEVRCKLGEPGAVERVAKVILEVAAAQPGGANEHL comes from the coding sequence ATGGTCAAAGTCATGATTTCGGCGGGCGAGGCGTCAGGCGATTTACACGGAGCCAGTGTAGCCGCAGCGTTAAAACAACTCCAGCCAGGCATCAAGCTGTTGGGTATGGGGGGACAGGCTATGCGGTCAGCCGGAGTGGATATTGTGCATGACATCGCCGATTTAGGGGTGATTGGCTTTGTCGAAGTAGTAAGAAATTTGCCCAGATTATTTAAGCTCCGCGACAGCCTTGTCGAAGTGATGCGGCTGGAACGACCTGACGTGCTGGTGGTTATCGATTATCCCGATTTTAATATGCGCCTGGCCGAAAAAGCCGGACAGCTGGGCATTCCGGTAGTTTCCTATATTAGTCCTTCCGCCTGGGCCTGGCGGAAGGGCCGGGCGAAAAGTGTCGCCAAAGTGGTAACCCGCCTGGCGGCAATATTTCCGTTCGAGGCCGATGTTTACCGGGAAGCCGGCGCCAATGTTGCTTTTGTCGGTCATCCGTTGTTGGATATTGTAAAGCCGGAAATGTCCCGGCCGCAGGCCTATGCTTTTTTTCAGGCCGAGCCATCCCGTCCGGTCGTTCTGCTGTTGCCGGGCAGCCGTACGCAGGAAATTGGCAGTTTGCTGCCGGTAATGCTGGCAGCCGGCGAGAAGATTGTCGAAGCAGTGCCTGGTTGTCAGTTTTTTTTACCGCTGGCCTCGACAATTTCCCGGGAAATGCTGCAAGATATTTTAAATAATTCCCAGCTTAATGTTACAATAACGAATGAACGGACCTATGATTTAATGACCATTGCCGATGTCGCCATTGCGGCTTCAGGCACTGTGACGCTGGAGGCGGCGCTGTTGGGCCTGCCCAGTGTGGTTGTTTACAAGGTTGCGGCTTCCTCGTATTGGCTGGCTAAATTGCTGGTGAAAATTCCTCATGTCAGTTTACCGAATATTGTCGCCGGCCGCCGGATTATTCCGGAGCTGCTGCAGGCCGACGCCAACGCCGGGGGCATTGCCCGCGAGGCGCTGGCCATACTGCTGGACCCGGCTGAAAAAAGACGCTTGCAGCAGGATTTGCAGGAAGTACGGTGCAAACTCGGTGAACCGGGTGCAGTCGAACGGGTTGCTAAAGTTATTCTAGAGGTTGCAGCTGCCCAGCCAGGAGGCGCCAATGAACACTTATAA
- the msbA gene encoding lipid A export permease/ATP-binding protein MsbA, which yields MNTYKRLISYIKPYLPRLAVAIVCIIAAASANLYVPWVIKEVIDKVLAEKDMMMLNAIAAAIVVVYLLRGIFYYGQTYLMSYIGQRVVIDIRQAVYRHMQRLSLSYYEKRKTGTMMSYITNDVAALQGALVESVIEMVTEAAILLGSLAMMFYLHWKLTMLTLITLPMVGVTINLFGRKLRKTSAVMQERAADITSVLQETISAVRVIKSFVREEYESERFGRENFSNFRAQMKNAQLMATLTPVIEFLAAIGVTVIIWYGGWEVINGSLTAGALIAFLVYTVNLSNPIKRLSRVYGNIQKAMAAAERVFGVLDTVPEIQDIPGAVELPVINGEVAFHHVTFEYKPGEPVLSDISLTAKPGQMVAIVGPSGSGKTTIANLIPRFYEPVDGYISIDGTDIKTVKLDSLRQQIGMVPQETVLFNGTVYDNILYGNLMAAYDEVIEAARAANAHKFIMDMPDGYDTQIGERGSKLSGGQRQRIAIARAILKNPRVLILDEATSALDTESEKLVQEALDQLMLNRTSFVIAHRLSTVLRADIILVMEGGKIAERGTHAELLRLGGIYSKLYQVQFNSKKDE from the coding sequence ATGAACACTTATAAACGTCTAATCAGTTATATTAAACCTTACTTGCCGCGCCTGGCGGTAGCCATTGTCTGTATCATTGCCGCCGCCAGCGCTAACTTATATGTGCCGTGGGTCATTAAGGAAGTTATTGACAAGGTGCTGGCCGAAAAAGATATGATGATGCTCAATGCCATTGCCGCCGCTATTGTCGTGGTTTATCTGCTGCGGGGAATCTTCTATTACGGTCAGACTTATCTGATGTCTTATATCGGACAGCGGGTAGTCATTGATATCCGGCAGGCAGTTTACCGCCACATGCAGCGGCTTTCCCTGTCTTATTACGAAAAAAGGAAAACCGGCACCATGATGAGTTACATCACCAATGATGTCGCCGCGCTGCAGGGCGCACTGGTCGAAAGTGTGATTGAGATGGTAACTGAGGCGGCTATTTTGCTGGGGTCACTGGCAATGATGTTTTACCTGCATTGGAAACTGACGATGTTAACCCTGATCACTCTGCCGATGGTCGGGGTAACCATCAATTTATTTGGCCGGAAATTGCGGAAAACCAGCGCAGTAATGCAGGAACGGGCCGCCGATATCACTTCAGTGCTGCAGGAAACGATTTCGGCGGTCAGAGTGATAAAATCTTTTGTCCGTGAAGAATACGAGAGTGAACGGTTTGGGCGGGAAAATTTTTCGAATTTCCGGGCGCAAATGAAAAATGCCCAGCTCATGGCTACGTTAACGCCCGTTATTGAGTTTTTGGCGGCAATCGGCGTTACGGTGATCATCTGGTATGGCGGCTGGGAGGTCATTAACGGCAGCCTGACGGCGGGAGCGTTAATCGCCTTTTTGGTCTATACGGTCAATTTGTCCAATCCGATTAAACGCCTGAGCCGGGTCTATGGCAATATTCAGAAAGCGATGGCTGCTGCTGAACGGGTTTTCGGCGTATTGGATACCGTACCGGAAATTCAGGATATACCCGGCGCTGTGGAACTGCCTGTGATTAACGGCGAGGTGGCCTTCCACCATGTCACTTTCGAATATAAACCGGGCGAACCGGTGCTCAGTGATATTTCGCTGACGGCAAAACCGGGCCAGATGGTAGCCATTGTCGGGCCAAGCGGCTCCGGAAAAACGACCATTGCCAACCTTATCCCGCGTTTTTACGAGCCGGTGGACGGCTATATCAGCATTGACGGCACTGACATTAAAACAGTGAAACTGGATTCGCTGCGCCAACAGATTGGCATGGTGCCTCAGGAAACGGTGCTTTTTAACGGAACGGTTTACGACAATATCTTATATGGAAATCTTATGGCGGCTTATGATGAGGTAATTGAGGCTGCCAGGGCCGCTAACGCCCATAAGTTTATTATGGATATGCCTGACGGCTATGACACGCAAATTGGCGAGCGCGGCTCCAAACTATCCGGCGGCCAGCGGCAGCGCATTGCGATTGCCCGCGCCATTTTAAAAAATCCCCGGGTGCTGATCCTGGATGAAGCAACCTCGGCCTTGGATACGGAAAGTGAAAAACTGGTGCAGGAAGCGCTGGATCAGCTTATGCTTAACCGGACTTCTTTTGTCATTGCCCATCGTTTGTCAACCGTTTTACGGGCCGACATCATTCTGGTGATGGAAGGCGGCAAAATTGCCGAAAGGGGCACCCACGCCGAATTGTTAAGGCTGGGTGGTATCTATAGCAAGCTCTATCAGGTGCAGTTTAACAGCAAGAAAGATGAATGA